The genomic DNA CCTTCGCCCGTTGTGAAATGAAACCGGCCGCCGTTGGCTGTTACCCAGCCCTGCAGGCTGGGCTATGCAAATTGCTGGACCTTCGGCCCGCGCTAGGCATGCCGGGAATGTGCCTGTCCCCTTTCGCCCCTCTCCCCTTTCGACCCGCCTTCACCAAACCGGGGCTAACGCCTAAACGGCTAATGCAAGGAAGCTCGTTGTGACTAAACCGACAAGCCGCCAGGCGTGCCGGCTGATACCTCAAATTGAAACACCGATTCGCCCCGAGAGCGATCGAAGTGAGACGGACGTCTCGGGGGGCGGGGACGCAAACTCGCCGCCAGCGTGCGGTGGGCGGCAGGCTGGCAGCGGCGGTGGTCGGTTGTCGTTAGACGTTTTTCGCCTGTTGGACAGCGGTTCCCAGATAGGTCGACGGCGTCAGCTGCAACAAGCTCGCCTTGGCTTCGGCTGGCAGTTCCAGCGTTTCGATAAACGCAGCAAACGTCTCGGCCGTGACAGCTTGGCCGCGCGTCAACGCTTTCAGCTTTTCGTAAGGCGATTCGATGCCGTACCGACGCATCACGGTTTGGATCGGTTCGGCGAGAACTTCCCAAGCGGAGTTGAGATCTTGTTCCAGTCGCGCCGCATTGAGTTCCAATTTACCCAAGCCCTTGAGGGTCGATTTGTAGGCGATCATGCTGTAGGCCATGCCGACGCCGGTGTTTCGCAGCACTGTCGAATCGGTGAGGTCGCGTTGCCATCGCGAGATCGGCAGTTTGGCGCTCAGGTGCGACAGGACCGCGTTGGCCAGCCCGAGATTGCCTTCGGAGTTTTCGAAGTCGATCGGGTTGACCTTATGCGGCATCGTCGACGATCCGACTTCGCCGGCGATCGTCTTCTGTTTGAAGTAGCCTAGCGAGATGTAGCCCCAGAGGTCGCGATCGAGATCGATCACGATCGTGTTGAAGCGGGCGATCGCATCGAACAGTTCCGCCATGTAATCGTGCGGTTCGATCTGAGTTGTGTAGGGATTCCAGTGCAGGCCCAGCGATTCGACGAACGCGCGAGCGTGCGCGGCCCAGTCGACGTCGGGGTAAGCCGAGAGGTGAGCGTTGTAGTTTCCGACCGCTCCGTTGATCTTGCCCAACAATGGGATCGCTTGCAGTTGCGCCAACTGGCGTTCCAGCCGGGCAACGACGTTGGCGAACTCTTTGCCAACCGTCGTCGGCGATGCGGTTTGGCCGTGGGTTCTCGACAGCATCGGCACCTCGGCAAACGCTATCGCTTTGTCGCGTAGATCGCTGGCAACCTTTTGCATGACCGGCAACAACACATCCAATCCACGACGCAACATCAGAGCGTGCGAAAGGTTGTTGATGTCTTCGGAGGTACAGGCGAAGTGGACAAATTCGCTGATCGCCGTCAGTTCTTGATTCCCTTCAAACCGCTGCTTGATGAAATATTCAACCGCTTTGACATCGTGGTTCGTCGTCGCTTCGATCGACTTGACCGCTTCGGCGTCGGCGAGGCTGAAGTTGTCGACGATCCCCTTGAGCAGCGCCGCGGCTTCGCTCGACAATTGAGGGACTTCGGTGATCTGCGACTGAGACGCGAGAGCCAACAGCCACTGCACTTCGACTTCGACGCGGCATTGGATCAGTCCGTATTCGCTGAACGCTTCGCGCAGCTCCGACGTCTTGCTGGCGTAACGTCCGTCGATTGGTGAAATGGCGGTCAGTTCGGAGAGTTCCATCGTGGATGCTTTGTGGGATAAAAGGTGGAATTGTTGTGGCTTGGCGTGGGATGCGTTCACCGAAAACGAAAAACGAAAAACGCTCCGGAGCCGATTCGCCCCAAGAGCGTTGTGTTGACAGCGGCCGGGGACCGCGTCTTTGAAAGGGATTAGGGAGTTAGATAGGTGTAGCCGGCTAACCGTTGTTCGTAGATCTTCAGGAACTGGCCCGATTCGCGTTCGTCGATGCGACCCTTGCGGACGGCGGCTTCGATCGCCGATTGCAGCCGATCGATCAGCGAGTCCTCGTTGTATTGGACATAACTGAGGACTTCGCGAACGGTGTCTCCCTTAACGATCGATTCGATCTCGACCGCGTTGTCTTCGCCCAGATGAACGTGGACCGCGTGGGTGTCGCCGAACAGGTTGTGCAGGTCGCCGAGGATCTCTTGATAGGCTCCGATCAGGAACGCTCCCAGGTAGTAGGGGCTGCCGTTTTCGGAGTGCAACGGCAGCGTCCGTTTGGTGTCGCGGCGATCGACAAACGAATCGACTTTGCCGTCCGAATCGCAGGTGATGTCGCACAGCACCGCCTGTTGCCCGGGGCGTTCGTTCAAGCGATGGATCGGCATGATCGGGAACAACTGTTTGATCGCCCAGCTGTCGGGCATCGATTGAAACAGCGAGAAGTTGCAGAAGTAGGAATCGGCCAACATCCGCGGCAGCCCCTGCAGATCGTCGGGGACGTATTCCATCTCCGAGGTCAGTTTCAGGATCCGGTGGGCGATCGCAAAAAACATGTTCTCGGCGAGCACGCGTTGTTCCAGCGGCAGATAGCCGGTGCTGAACAGGTTCATCGCCATGTCCAACGCTTGCTGCGCGTCGTGGAACGTCTCTAAAACGTTCCGCGCCGTGAGGTCGTTGTTGGCCATCACGAGGTCGTGCAACGGTTGTTCGTAATCGTCGGGGACCGACGAGGGAACGTCTTTCGAATTGCCTTGCGATGTGATCCCAAGCGTGCTGAAGACCAGCACGCTATGGTACGCCGCCACCGCGCGGCCGCTCTCGGACATGATCGTCGGGTGCGGCACGTTGGCTTCGTCGCAGACGGTTTGGATCTGGTAGACGACGTCGTTAGCGTATTCCTGCAGCGTGTAGTTGATGCTCGATTCGAAGTTGGTTTGGGAGCCGTCGTAGTCGACGCCCAATCCGCCGCCAACGTCCAGGAATTCCAAGCCCATGCCGCGGCGATGCAGATCGACGTAAACGCGGACCGCTTCGTTGATCGCTCCTTTGACTTGGCGGATGTTTGTGATCTGGCTGCCCAGGTGGAAGTGCAGCAGTTTGAAGCAGTCCGACATCCCGCGGCTCTCGAGTTCATCGACGAGACGCAGCACTTCGCTGACCGTCAGCCCAAACTTCGAACGGTAGCCGCCGGAGGATTGCCAGCGTCCGGCGCCGCGCGATGCCAGTTTGACTCGCACGCCCAATTGCGGACGCACTCCCAATTCCTCGCTGTGCCGCAGGATCAGTTCCAATTCGGAGTACTTCTCGATGATCGGAAGGACCGTCCGACCCAGCTTCTGCGCGATCAACGCCATCTCGATGAACTCGTCATCCTTGAATCCGTTGCAGACGATCGGCATCGATTCGTCACCCATCGCCACGACGGCTAACAACTCCGGCTTACTGCCCGCTTCGAGACCAAACCCGAACTCGCGACCATATTCGACGACCTTGCGGATCACGTCGCGCTGCTGGTTGACTTTGACGGGATAGACCAGTCGGTACTGTCCCTTGTAATCGCACGATTCAATCGCGGTGGAGAAGCAGTCGTGGATCTCGCGCAAGCGATCGCGGATGATCCCGTTGAATCGCAGCAGGACCGGCAGTTCGAGGCCGCGATGTTCGATGCGTTCGATCAGCGACTTGAGGTCGATCGATCGGGCGGGATCCCGGTCGGGATGGACAGCCAGTGTCCCCTCGGGCGTGACCGAAAAATAGCCGGCTCCCCAACGTGGGACGTCGTACATTTCGCTCGCATCGTCAATCGTCCATGTTGCCGGAGGCTCGTTCATTGGCTGCTCTAGGTTCTTGTTGAGTTTTTTTGAGGGGGGCCGACCACTTTGACTTGACGTTTGCTGTTGGAAAATCGGGACCCAGGTCGACGGGCCGGACAGTATCGTCACGCGTTTTGGTGGGCGAGAAAAGGGGGGAATGACAGCTTACCACCGATTTCTAGCCAGCAGATCGCTACAACGCCTCTTTCGGTCGCGAACATTTGCCAAACAAACGCCCCGAAGGCTGGCAAAAGATTGCATTAGGGTGGTTTGGGCTATACGCTGGAGACGGTTTGTCGATCCCCTCTGGCAAACGCTCATTCTTATCTTTTCGAATAGGTGACCAGCGATGAATTGGTACAAGGATGCGGTCTCGCGTCGTGCGATGATGCGGTTGGCTGCGTGGCAGTCGTTTGGCGTCAGCGTGCTTTCATTTGCCGGGGGACGTCTGCTGGCCGACGATCCGTTTGCTGAGTTTTCCGATGAAGCGATCGCCGCCAAGCAAGCTGGCGATAAGCCGGCCGAGGCGAAGTCGACCGGGAAGCGTCGCTTGATCTATATCTTTAGCGCCGGGGGAATGAGTCACGTCGACACGTTCGACCCCAAGCCGGGGACCGATTCGCAAGGACCACTGGGAGCGATCGCGACCAATATTTCAGGCGTCCAGTTTGGGCAATCGCTGCCGAAGTTGGCTGCGATGGCCGACAAGCTGGCGGTGATTCGATCGATGTCGACCGAAACCGGAGCTCACGGCCCGGGCAGCTACCTGATGCGGACCGGCCAAAAAGAGATCGCCAGTACGCGGCATCCCGGAATCGGCGCTTGGATGCAACGCTTCAACGGCCGCATCCATCCTGCGCTGCCGCCGAGCGTGAACATCGGCGGCGGGATCGGACCGGGATATTTGGGAGCGAAGTTTGCGCCGGTGCCGATCGGCGACCCGAATCGCGGGCTGCAGAACACCAGCGGGCCCGAATATCTAGCCGACGATCAATTCATGCGGCGGATGTATTTGAGCGCCGCGTTGGATCGCGAGTTCCGCAGCAAGGTGCATCTGAAACAGGTCGATGGTTACGACGATCTGTATCGCGAGGCGATTCGGTTGCTCAAGAGCGACGATTTGAAAGCGTTTGATCTGAACCTGGAGAGCGAAGAGGCGAAGGAGCGATACGGCAAATCGAAGGTCGGCCGCGGTTGTTTGTTGGCCCGGCGGTTGGTCGAAAACGACGTCCAATATGTCGAGGTCCAGGCCGGCGGCTGGGATATGCACAACGATATCGCCGACGCGATGACCAGCCGCGGTAGCGAGCTGGACCAGGCGCTTAGCGCGTTGATCGAAGATCTCACCGCCAGCGGTCTGATTCATGAAACGACGATCGTCGTGGCGACCGAGTTTGGCCGCAATCCATCGATCAATCAAAACGCGGGCCGCGATCACCATCCGGCGGTCTTCTCGTGTGCGATGGCTGGCGCGGGCGTCCGCACCGGCACGATATTGGGATCGAGCGATTCGAAGGGATTTCTCGTCGACGAATACCAGGTCTCGGTCCCCGATTTCATGGCGACGATCGGCAAGGCGTTGCAGTTGCCTGTCGACAAAGAGATCCACAGCCCCGATGGCCGGCCGTTCACCTTTGCCAACGGTGGGATGGCGATCGACGAAGTGCTCGCCTAAGCCTTTGGCTTGCCAGCGGCGGCACCGCAGCGGGCTGTGAGCCGCCTCATCCGCTAGTCGGCACGAGGCATCGCCCGATGCCTGCTGGCTCGGTGGAAACCGCTTTTTCAAGCTGGACCGTCACGGGAAATGGCAACGCGGCGCGTAAGCGATCGTCAGCGTGAATCACTCGCTTACGCGTCGGGTTGCCAATAATGCTGAGACGCAAACGGTCCAGTTACTGGACCTGGCGGGGCGGCGATTGTTTAGCGATGCCGTTGACTGGCGATGAACTTTTCCATCGCTGCGGGGAGCGGTGAATCGATCGTCATCTCCTCGCCGTTGGCTGGATGGACAAAACCGAGGCTCTTGGCGTGCAACGCGATTCGCTTGCGGATCCAACGCGGATGTTTGGCGGCTTCCTTCTTGTAGCGTGGATCTCCCAACACTGGATGCCCGGCGTCGGCGAAGTGGACGCGGATCTGGTTCCGCTTGCCCGTCTCCAATTGGACTTCGACCAGCGTGGTGTCGGCCATCCGTCGCAGCACGCGATAGTGCGTGATCGCCAGTTCGGACTTCTCCGACGGCGGAGCGACATAGCGGTCGAGATTCTTTCCGGTCGCCAGGTGGGATCGGAACGTTCCCTCATCCTGAGCCAACGAACCGGCGACGATTGCCGCGTACAGCCGCTGCGGCTTCCGCTGCTTGAACTGCTGAATCAGCGCCTCGGCAACATCGGGTTGTTTTCCGAAGACCAACAGCCCGCTGACCTCGCGATCCAGGCGATGGACGACGCACGCTTCACGCTTCTTCCGCGAATGGCTCAGATAGATCGAGACCCGCTCGACCAACGTGTTGCGATCGTTGTTGTTATCGGTTGGGACGGTCAGCGAGCCCGCTGATTTGTCGACGACGATCAGGTAGTCGTCTTCGTAGGCGACGGTGAACGTGCGGTCTTCCCAAATCTTCTTCTTTTCGTGGTAGCGCTGATGCGGGTCGTATCGCACAGCAACCTCGTCGCCGACCGAAACGGTTGCGGCGATCGCCGTGCAGGGCTTGCCGTTGATCGAGACACAACCGTGGTCGACCATGCCGCGAACCTGACTGCGCGAAGCTTTGGATAATTCTCGCACTACCAAATCGACGCGGCCCGCATCTTCTGCAGTAATCGTCGTCGAAACCGTCGTCATCGCCATGGTGGAATTCAATCGCTGGAAAAGGTGAGGCCTCGGGGCCAATCAGTTTTCGTCGGGTCGCAAATCAGCCGCCACGCGGTAGCAGCTTGTCGGTTTAATCAGCCGATTGGGCGTTAGCCCCGGGGTCCGCTGCGACTAAACCGGGGCTAACGCCCAAACGGCTAATGCAACGAAGCTCGTTGTGACTAAACCGACAAGCCGTTAGCGTCCGGTTGCATCCGCTTAACTATACGACGGAACCGACGAATTGCTTAAGCGCGCCGGTCGATAACCTCAACCGAAACGCGGATCAGATCCGAAGGGGGCCCATGCCGCGTCGAACGAAGCGGCGGCCTTGTTAGATTTGAATCCCCAAGCCTAGATGAAGTTACTTTCCTGCACCAGTAGTTCATCATCATCGTCGTCGTCGAGTCCCTGGGAGTCGGCGGAAAAGGCGGCAAAAGCAGCATCGGCCGCATTATCGGTCGCCAACCCGCTGCCGCGATTGAGTTGATTGATGACGATCAAGGCATCGATCGGGCTGATCTGATCGTCGTCGCTGACGTCCAGGAACAGGTCCAACGCGCGGGCTTCTTCGGCGATCGAAGGGGTGGTTCCGAAGCGGTTTAAGAAGTTGATGATCAACAGCGCGTCCAACGGTTCGACGGTTCCGCTGTCGTTGACATCCGAAACGATGCGTCGGTTTTGCAGTCCGACGCTGCTAACCGAACAGGCCCCGGTTACTCCGCTGCAGGCATCCGCTTCGGGATCATAAAGAGTGATCGTAATCCGAGCCAAGGGCGTATCGGAGTCAAACGCGGAAGCCAACGTCGTCCCCGTCGGCAGCCCCGTTCCAACGAAATCGTTTAGTCCGGCGTGGCTTCGAATCAGTCCGTTTTCGTCGGCCCCGGAACCTCCTTCGGTCGAAAACGCCGCCCCGCCAGCCGGATCGTTGACTTCGGTCCCGGCGTCCCAGACGCCGCGGCCGGTGATCGTCAGCGACCGGGCGCCTTGAAAGTTGCCGTTGGCATCGAATAGCGAAAACTGACGCGGATCGAGATTCGCGACAAACGCATCGTTCGACGGAATGATCATGCTGGCGTAACTGAAGTAGCGATTGAGTTGCGAATCGGTCACCTCGATCAACTGCGTGACCGATTCGCCCGCTTCGAAGACCGGTGCACCGGCAAAGCCCGCCGGCGACGCGATCACGCTGTCGACGCCGGAGCTTTCGGCGGCAAAGCGGGCCGCCAGTTCGCTGGGATCTCCCTCTTCGGCG from Rosistilla oblonga includes the following:
- the purB gene encoding adenylosuccinate lyase — translated: MELSELTAISPIDGRYASKTSELREAFSEYGLIQCRVEVEVQWLLALASQSQITEVPQLSSEAAALLKGIVDNFSLADAEAVKSIEATTNHDVKAVEYFIKQRFEGNQELTAISEFVHFACTSEDINNLSHALMLRRGLDVLLPVMQKVASDLRDKAIAFAEVPMLSRTHGQTASPTTVGKEFANVVARLERQLAQLQAIPLLGKINGAVGNYNAHLSAYPDVDWAAHARAFVESLGLHWNPYTTQIEPHDYMAELFDAIARFNTIVIDLDRDLWGYISLGYFKQKTIAGEVGSSTMPHKVNPIDFENSEGNLGLANAVLSHLSAKLPISRWQRDLTDSTVLRNTGVGMAYSMIAYKSTLKGLGKLELNAARLEQDLNSAWEVLAEPIQTVMRRYGIESPYEKLKALTRGQAVTAETFAAFIETLELPAEAKASLLQLTPSTYLGTAVQQAKNV
- the speA gene encoding biosynthetic arginine decarboxylase produces the protein MNEPPATWTIDDASEMYDVPRWGAGYFSVTPEGTLAVHPDRDPARSIDLKSLIERIEHRGLELPVLLRFNGIIRDRLREIHDCFSTAIESCDYKGQYRLVYPVKVNQQRDVIRKVVEYGREFGFGLEAGSKPELLAVVAMGDESMPIVCNGFKDDEFIEMALIAQKLGRTVLPIIEKYSELELILRHSEELGVRPQLGVRVKLASRGAGRWQSSGGYRSKFGLTVSEVLRLVDELESRGMSDCFKLLHFHLGSQITNIRQVKGAINEAVRVYVDLHRRGMGLEFLDVGGGLGVDYDGSQTNFESSINYTLQEYANDVVYQIQTVCDEANVPHPTIMSESGRAVAAYHSVLVFSTLGITSQGNSKDVPSSVPDDYEQPLHDLVMANNDLTARNVLETFHDAQQALDMAMNLFSTGYLPLEQRVLAENMFFAIAHRILKLTSEMEYVPDDLQGLPRMLADSYFCNFSLFQSMPDSWAIKQLFPIMPIHRLNERPGQQAVLCDITCDSDGKVDSFVDRRDTKRTLPLHSENGSPYYLGAFLIGAYQEILGDLHNLFGDTHAVHVHLGEDNAVEIESIVKGDTVREVLSYVQYNEDSLIDRLQSAIEAAVRKGRIDERESGQFLKIYEQRLAGYTYLTP
- a CDS encoding DUF1501 domain-containing protein, with the protein product MNWYKDAVSRRAMMRLAAWQSFGVSVLSFAGGRLLADDPFAEFSDEAIAAKQAGDKPAEAKSTGKRRLIYIFSAGGMSHVDTFDPKPGTDSQGPLGAIATNISGVQFGQSLPKLAAMADKLAVIRSMSTETGAHGPGSYLMRTGQKEIASTRHPGIGAWMQRFNGRIHPALPPSVNIGGGIGPGYLGAKFAPVPIGDPNRGLQNTSGPEYLADDQFMRRMYLSAALDREFRSKVHLKQVDGYDDLYREAIRLLKSDDLKAFDLNLESEEAKERYGKSKVGRGCLLARRLVENDVQYVEVQAGGWDMHNDIADAMTSRGSELDQALSALIEDLTASGLIHETTIVVATEFGRNPSINQNAGRDHHPAVFSCAMAGAGVRTGTILGSSDSKGFLVDEYQVSVPDFMATIGKALQLPVDKEIHSPDGRPFTFANGGMAIDEVLA
- a CDS encoding RluA family pseudouridine synthase codes for the protein MNSTMAMTTVSTTITAEDAGRVDLVVRELSKASRSQVRGMVDHGCVSINGKPCTAIAATVSVGDEVAVRYDPHQRYHEKKKIWEDRTFTVAYEDDYLIVVDKSAGSLTVPTDNNNDRNTLVERVSIYLSHSRKKREACVVHRLDREVSGLLVFGKQPDVAEALIQQFKQRKPQRLYAAIVAGSLAQDEGTFRSHLATGKNLDRYVAPPSEKSELAITHYRVLRRMADTTLVEVQLETGKRNQIRVHFADAGHPVLGDPRYKKEAAKHPRWIRKRIALHAKSLGFVHPANGEEMTIDSPLPAAMEKFIASQRHR